A genome region from Paralichthys olivaceus isolate ysfri-2021 chromosome 6, ASM2471397v2, whole genome shotgun sequence includes the following:
- the asxl1 gene encoding polycomb group protein ASXL1, whose amino-acid sequence MKDKQKRKKERTWAEAARMVLENFSDAPMTPKQILHVIQTKGLKEMRSGTAPLACLVTMLHSQVRGDRVKNSIFFKLPGRMSLFTLKKNALQWTKTTSESEASTEAAGSTSQPASSSSTPAAGSSVVPIGPTEAAEQESCDSTETTAAASGDNDASVDESSSSASCSTEPQAPSTQPQTRLSRAAGQQGRTDTQQSQHAQTRLSRSRQSGRQRKKAVMMPRVVLTPLKVNGEHVPTGPMKRSRGGVDVDFETPGSILVNTNIRALINVRTFSAFPTHSQQQLLQLLPEVDRQIGPDGMARLSSSALNNEFFTHASQSWKERLAEGEFTHEMQVRFRQEMEKEKKVEAWKEKFFEEYHGQKSGLTREESLKLTMSETSEVATSVLDSDVAVVATGAPKRRSVGRRRRDGRMRRRTRADLRRRARRTLCKAPAPALQPEEDTESSAAVDISAVSTASPISDNTMVQGEVVLQAECGVDLPPESAPIEPKPSPSSLSVCLPAPTPTPTPTPTPSPSPTSTSANEEPEVTARLLPEEPAPVLASTSSPSSSSSSVSSASSPASSPSSPSDGQGAFAAGLDSSSSSSASSSAAVAVDPLDDTASVVTSITGGTATSSRESSPSASPASTPAPSVQLKEQKRRPDESQTFSNFPEKRPRLDDRQSFRTTIDSVRSEKPQQTTEEPKVPPIRIQLSRIKPPWVKGHPTYQICPRIVPPGEGSRRSGTGGARTLADIKARAQQARAQREAAAAVAASGDGAGPPAVRLRPASGLPDSSNGRRAREHPGPIEPGGGGGRGRRRSGSRGDGGEEEQESTSGANLSGTQLLLLSVDPTVQPSLSSTLTSMSLEPSQTPPREEVAGGPEEIEATSANVQSPCSGQTDKVVDTPYPKRVAVDTVAEPMAAQPTRQSQAPESAAGPIKISDKSCEKIPLAPTSIPDSLPRFGAQGVDVIQTLASSCQPIEKEQGKEAGMGGVIQHGSHHVDTQGPLSHSATEKQLTDTASPKHIVSGGDKEDEAGAHSDSTETASDCEDECQEDQQQQPDQDWCPTLSTQRNCQLVNCSPSPQNQQPVIQAHVSSRQGQTVIQPCFPSNLSHPLQSRSHSQDHLPLPQALPQGLRDVNVVVKIESGDDCRTARQNSAEEECPEGLKPSVSQLTAAAASKRLANSVRPVSSVEANNPLVTQLLQGSLPLEKVLPSHSANRLEISRLPGAQPRPQLVRTPGPRHRPDASAQSLAAEVNAVSQSNNKSPIGRPVSCLMEAPAVSQYQSQQAPGAVPVITSLPPSSSRSKSDISSQTAVESAFIKDSRGTQPSPGTTPDRPQPPHRTMPNGPSPPHADTCPTEVLPTIKINWRPQQSQLLHPHQQQFSPAPTIKNEVAARPSCQAFSKSSPTVPMSITKKEPVSSVDSFLSGGAMEGLLNMEMTFARMAKKEHGKASYSSGSPSTSSSPSPSSSSSSLPFQLYGKLPKQAGSVGAVSYTANVSVMDNGGFSRSMADSVLQLRPRLTSSQTTLSIQAFTDSTAEEVALKCSCRLKAMIMCQGCGAFCHDDCIGPSKLCVSCLVVR is encoded by the exons AGTGGCACAGCTCCTTTGGCCTGCCTGGTCACTATGCTGCACTCTCAGGTAAGGGGAGACCGAGTTAAGAACAGCATCTTCTTTAAACTGCCTGGACGGATGAGCCTGTTCACCCTGAAG AAGAATGCCCTCCAGTGGACAAAGACAACCTCAGAGTCAGAGGCATCAACTGAGGCAGCTGGCAGCACTTCCCAGCCagcttccagcagcagcaccccTGCAGCAGGCTCTTCTGTGGTCCCCATTGGCCCTACTGAGGCCGCCGAGCAGGAGAGCTGTGACTCCACTGAGACCACTGCTGCCGCCAGCGGAGACAATGATG CCTCTGTGGATGAGAGCTCGTCCAGTGCCTCCTGCTCCACAGAGCCTCAGGCACCCAGCACCCAGCCTCAGACCCGCCTCAGCAGGGCAGCAGGACAGCAGggacgcacagacacacagcagagccAACATGCTCAGACCAGACTGAGCCGCTCCAGACAG tcagggagacagaggaagaaagcaGTCATGATGCCTCGTGTTGTCCTCACCCCGCTTAAAGTAAACGGAGAGCATGTACCCACAG GGCCCATGAAGAGGAGTCGAGGAGGAGTGGATGTAGACTTTGAGACACCAGGCTCAATCCTGGTTAACACCAACATCAGAGCCCTCATCAATGTACGGACCTTCTCAGCCTTTCCCACACactctcagcagcagctgctgcagttgcTGCCAGAGGTGGACAGACAg ATTGGGCCTGATGGAATGGCCAGACTGAGTAGTTCAGCTCTGAATAACGAGTTCTTCACCCATGCCTCCCAGAGCTGGAAGGAAAGGCTGGCTGAAG GTGAGTTCACCCATGAGATGCAGGTGCGTTTCCGACAGGaaatggagaaagagaagaaggttGAGGCATGGAAGGAAAAATTCTTCGAAGAATACCACGGGCAGAA gTCTGGCCTAACACGAGAGGAGTCCCTTAAGCTTACCATGAGCGAAACCAGTGAAGTTGCAACCAGTGTGCTGGACAGTGATGTTGCTGTGGTCGCAACTGGTGCTCCCAAGAGACGCAGTGTGGGTCGACGGAGGAGAGATGGCAGGATGAGAAGACGCACGCGGGCTGACCTGCGTCGCAGAGCACGCAGGACCCTCTGTAAGGCCCCTGCTCCTGCCTTACAGCCTGAAGAAGACACTGAGAGCAGTGCTGCAGTGGACATCTCAGCTGTCTCTACTGCCTCTCCCATTTCTGACAATACAATGGTTCAAGGAGAGGTGGTGCTGCAGGCAGAGTGTGGTGTGGACCTTCCACCTGAGAGTGCCCCCATTGAGCCAAAGCCCTCACCCAGTTCATTGTCGGTGTGTTTGCCAGCCCCCACGCCTACGCCTACACCTACACCTACTCCCAGCCCCAGCCCTACTTCGACCAGTGCAAATGAGGAGCCTGAAGTTACAGCCCGTCTACTCCCTGAAGAGCCTGCACCTGTCCTGgcttccacctcctccccttcctcctcctcctcttctgtttcatcTGCCTCTTCACCTGCCTCCTCACCATCCTCACCTTCAGATGGACAAGGAGCTTTTGCCGCAGGTCTAgactcatcttcatcctcatcagcATCCTCCAGTGCTGCAGTTGCAGTCGATCCCCTGGATGATACTGCCTCGGTGGTCACGTCCATCACAGGGGGAACCGCCACAAGCAGCCGAGAGAGCAGCCCTTCAGCAAGCCCAGCCAGCACCCCTGCACCCAGTGTTCAGCTTAAGGAGCAGAAGAGAAGGCCAGATGAGAGTCAGACCTTCTCCAACTTCCCCGAAAAGAGGCCGCGGCTTGACGACCGTCAGTCCTTTCGTACCACAATTGACAGTGTCCGTTCGGAGAAGCCGCAGCAGACAACAGAGGAACCCAAGGTGCCGCCTATCCGG ATCCAACTGTCCAGAATCAAACCTCCCTGGGTCAAAGGGCACCCCACCTACCAGATCTGCCCACGGATCGTGCCCCCCGGTGAGGGCTCGCGGCGGTCGGGGACAGGGGGCGCACGCACCTTGGCAGACATCAAAGCCCGTGCCCAACAAGCCCGGGCCCAGCGCGAggccgctgctgctgttgcagccTCTGGCGACGGGGCAGGGCCGCCCGCAGTCAGGCTGCGGCCTGCTTCTGGGCTACCGGATAGCAGCAATGGACGAAGAGCACGAGAGCACCCAGGACCAATCGAGcccggaggaggagggggcagaggaagaagaagaagtggaagcAGGGGAGATggtggggaggaggagcaggaatcAACTTCGGGCGCTAATTTGTCTGGAACACAACTACTGCTTCTCAGTGTAGATCCCACAGTACAGCCCTCCCTATCCTCTACCTTAACATCCATGTCCTTGGAGCCTTCACAAACCCCCCCTCGAGAGGAGGTAGCTGGGGGcccagaggaaatagaagcaaCATCAGCCAATGTTCAGAGCCCCTGTAGTGGGCAAACAGATAAGGTAGTTGACACGCCTTATCCAAAACGTGTAGCTGTAGACACTGTAGCTGAGCCTATGGCTGCCCAGCCTACCAGGCAAAGCCAGGCACCTGAGTCTGCCGCTGGCCCCATAAAGATTTCAGACAAGAGTTGTGAAAAAATCCCACTGGCCCCAACCTCAATCCCAGATTCCCTTCCCAGGTTTGGGGCTCAAGGTGTGGATGTTATTCAGACGCTGGCAAGTTCTTGTCAGCCCATAGAGAAGGAACAAGGAAAAGAGGCTGGAATGGGTGGTGTTATCCAGCATGGTTCCCACCATGTGGACACCCAGGggcctctctctcactcagctACAGAGAAACAGCTTACAGACACAGCCTCTCCCAAGCATATTGTCTCTGGAGGAGATAAAGAAGACGAGGCTGGGGCACATAGCGACTCCACCGAAACCGCTTCAGACTGTGAGGATGAGTGCCAGgaagatcagcagcagcagcctgaccAGGACTGGTGCCCCACACTGAGCACCCAGAGAAACTGCCAACTAGTCAACTGCAGCCCTTCTCCTCAGAACCAGCAGCCAGTCATCCAGGCCCACGTTTCCAGTCGCCAAGGTCAGACCGTCATTCAGCCTTGTTTCCCCAGCAACTTGTCTCACCCTCTACAGAGCCGATCTCATTCTCAGGACCACCTTCCTCTCCCCCAAGCCCTCCCACAAGGGCTCAGGGATGTCAATGTTGTGGTCAAAATTGAATCTGGAGATGATTGCAGAACTGCCAGACAGAATTCTGCTGAAGAAGAGTGCCCTGAAGGCCTAAAGCCCTCTGTCAGTCAACTGACTGCAGCAGCTGCCTCCAAGAGATTGGCCAACTCAGTCAGACCAGTATCCAGTGTAGAGGCCAACAACCCTTTAGtcactcagctgctgcagggcaGCCTGCCACTAGAGAAAGTTTTACCCTCACACTCTGCCAACAGACTGGAAATTAGCAGATTGCCAGGAGCACAACCCAGGCCACAACTAGTCAGGACACCTGGGCCTCGTCACAGGCCTGATGCTTCAGCCCAGTCTCTTGCTGCAGAAGTGAATGCAGTCTCCCAGAGCAACAACAAGTCTCCTATAGGCCGTCCAGTCTCGTGTCTGATGGAGGCCCCAGCGGTATCACAGTATCAGTCTCAGCAGGCCCCAGGGGCTGTCCCAGTCATCACTTCTTtgccaccctcctcctccagaagTAAGTCAGACATTAGCTCTCAGACAGCAGTGGAGTCTGCTTTTATCAAAGACTCTCGTGGCACTCAGCCCTCACCGGGGACCACTCCGGACAGGCCCCAGCCACCCCACCGGACCATGCCTAATGGCCCATCTCCTCCTCATGCAGACACCTGTCCCACAGAGGTTTTACCTACTATTAAGATCAACTGGCGGCCCCAACAGTCTCAGCTCCTCCACCCTCACCAACAGCAATTTTCTCCTGCACCTACCATAAAAAATGAAGTTGCTGCACGGCCCTCTTGCCAGGCCTTTTCCAAATCCTCCCCCACTGTACCCATGAGTATTACCAAAAAAGAGCCTGTGAGCTCTGTGGACAGCTTCCTTAGTGGAGGGGCAATGGAAGGACTCCTCAATATGGAGATGACTTTTGCCAGGATGGCTAAGAAGGAGCACGGCAAAGCTTCCTATTCATCTGGCTctccctccacttcctcctctccttcaccctcctcctcttcctcctccct